GGCGCCGTGCCGGCGTTGGCCTTGAGACACACCCCGCGGGCGCTGGCTCGCTCGCCGACGGAATGCCTGTGCCCGCGGCGTGTCCGTTGCGTCCTTCAGCCGCGGCCCTGCGCCCGGGCGATGGCGGCGTTCAGCGCTCGCTCGGCGAAGACGCGCACGAGATGCGAGCGGTACTCGGCGGAGGCGTGAATGTCGCCCAGCGGCTCGATACCGTCGGCCGCCCGCTGCGCCGCGCGCTTGACGGCCTCGGCGGTAGCCGGCTGCCCGCGCAACGCCTGCTCCGTGCCCGTCGCGCGGGAAGCGGTTTCGCCGACACCGCTCACACCGACTCGAACATCCGACACGTTGCCGCCGCTCAACGTCACGATCGCTGCTATACCGACAATCGCGTAGCCGGAGGCCTGGTTGGCGAACTTCAGATAGATCGAGCCGCTGTTCGCCGGCAGGGTGGGGATGCGGATCTCGGTCAAGACTTCGTTCGGCTCCAGCGCCGTGGAGAGCAGGCCGGTGAAGAACTCGGGGGCGGCGATCGTGCGCGTGCCGCCGGCGCCGCGCGCCGCCAGGTCAGCGTTGAGCGCCAGCATCACGCCCGGCAGGTCGGCGCCGGGGTCGGCGTGGGCGAGGCTGCCGCCGATCGTGCCGCGGTTGCGCACCTGCACGTCACCGATGCTGGCGGCGGACTCGGCCAGCACCGCGAGACGGCTGCGCAGCAGCTCCGAGGAGGAGACGGCGCTGTGCGTGGTCATGGCGCCGATCGCGATCGTGCCGCCCTCGTCGCGGATGTAGCTGAGACCCTGGACGCGGCCCAGGTCGATCAGGTGCTCGGGCGCGGCCAGGCGCAGCTTCATCAGGGGGATCAGACTGTGGCCGCCCGCGAGCAGCTTCGCATCGTCGCCGAACTGGCCGAGCAGGCCGATCGCGTCCTCGACGCTGGTGGGGCTGTGGTACTCGAAGGCGCTCGGAATCACGGGTTCTCCCTCCTGTTCTGACATGGGCGCGGACGTGCCCATCTGAGAATGGGTGGGGCAGGCGGTTTGGGCCGGTCGCGGCCGCGCTAATCCGCGCCGATCGGCTGCTTCGCGACTTCCGCCATCTTCTTGGACGCGTACTGCACGGCGTTGACGATGTGCTGGTAGCCGGTGCAGCGGCAGAGGTTGCCGTGGATCGCGTGGCGGATCTCCTGCTCGCTGGGCGACGGGTTCGCATTGAGCAGGCCCACCGAGGACATGATCATGCCTGGCGTACAGTAGCCGCATTGCAGCCCGTGTTCTTCCCAGAAGCCTTCCTGTACGGGATGGAGCTGCCCGCCCTGCGCCAGCCCCTCGACGGTGGTGAGCGAGCGACCGCTCACCTGCACGGCGAACATCGTGCAGGACTTCACCGCGATGCCGTCCAGCAGGATCGTGCAGGCGCCGCACTGGCTGGTGTCGCAGCCGATGTGCGTGCCCGTCAGCCCCAGCTCGTCGCGCAGGAAATGCACGAGCAGCAGCCGCGGCTCAACCTCGCGCTCGTACGTCTTGCCGTTGATCGTGATCGAGACATGCGCCCCAGCCATCAATCCGCCTCCTCGGGCTCGCCGCCCGTGGCCGCCCGCGCCGGTTACGTGCGCGTCGCCGGAATCTGTTTCTCCATCGCCTTGAAGAACTGCTCGATCATCTTGCGCGCGGTGATGCCCAGCAGGCGCTGGCCGACGCTCGCGATCAGCCCGGCCACCTGCGCGTCGCCGTCATACGAGACGAGCGTGCTGCCGCCCTGGTCGCTGAGCGTGAGCACGCC
The sequence above is drawn from the Dehalococcoidia bacterium genome and encodes:
- a CDS encoding xanthine dehydrogenase family protein subunit M, which codes for MIPSAFEYHSPTSVEDAIGLLGQFGDDAKLLAGGHSLIPLMKLRLAAPEHLIDLGRVQGLSYIRDEGGTIAIGAMTTHSAVSSSELLRSRLAVLAESAASIGDVQVRNRGTIGGSLAHADPGADLPGVMLALNADLAARGAGGTRTIAAPEFFTGLLSTALEPNEVLTEIRIPTLPANSGSIYLKFANQASGYAIVGIAAIVTLSGGNVSDVRVGVSGVGETASRATGTEQALRGQPATAEAVKRAAQRAADGIEPLGDIHASAEYRSHLVRVFAERALNAAIARAQGRG
- a CDS encoding (2Fe-2S)-binding protein yields the protein MAGAHVSITINGKTYEREVEPRLLLVHFLRDELGLTGTHIGCDTSQCGACTILLDGIAVKSCTMFAVQVSGRSLTTVEGLAQGGQLHPVQEGFWEEHGLQCGYCTPGMIMSSVGLLNANPSPSEQEIRHAIHGNLCRCTGYQHIVNAVQYASKKMAEVAKQPIGAD